A window of the Luoshenia tenuis genome harbors these coding sequences:
- a CDS encoding Na/Pi cotransporter family protein has translation MDFWNIATLAGGLGLFLYGMKMMSDGLERAAGNRLRNMLNVLTTNRFLGMLVGMVFTMLIQSSSATTVMTVGFVNAGLMNLFQATGVILGANIGTTVTGQIIAFKLTALAPVAIFAGVAIVMFTKKNFTRHIGEVIAGFGILFIGLDMMSTSMEPLKDVPEFVNMLVAFKNPVLGILAGIAFTAIIQSSSASVGILQALAMQGLIDLDAAYLIILGQNIGTCVTAMLASVGTSKTAHRAAIIHLMFNVFSSVIVFALIQCFPAIIDGIQALSPGDVSRQIANAHTLFNVLGVIIFLPMSNLLVKLSMKIVPGEDPQMEERRLKYLDDRILTTPALVVPQILKEVNRMADLAVDNINRAMDAFLHKNAEQVNYVQQHEQVINYLNHEITHYLVKANQLDLPEADMKLNGILFHTINDLERIGDHAENLTEYATSRIEGDIKISDAALDELETMNNHVQELLRIALRIFNDHDTTLTSQVAHIEEIIDEEEDELKERHIQRLNKSLCTPQSGMLFMDVITNLERVADHGTNIAYSVGDMQA, from the coding sequence ATGGATTTTTGGAATATCGCTACGCTCGCCGGGGGCCTCGGCCTCTTCCTGTACGGCATGAAGATGATGTCCGACGGCCTGGAGCGCGCGGCGGGGAACCGCCTGCGCAACATGCTCAACGTATTGACGACCAACCGTTTCTTGGGCATGCTGGTAGGTATGGTGTTCACCATGCTGATCCAAAGTTCCAGCGCGACAACGGTCATGACCGTTGGCTTTGTTAACGCGGGGCTGATGAACCTGTTCCAAGCCACGGGCGTGATCCTGGGCGCGAACATCGGTACCACGGTTACCGGCCAGATTATCGCTTTTAAACTGACGGCGCTGGCGCCGGTAGCGATCTTCGCGGGCGTGGCCATCGTGATGTTCACCAAAAAGAACTTTACTAGGCACATCGGCGAAGTGATCGCCGGCTTCGGCATCCTGTTTATCGGTCTGGATATGATGAGCACTTCCATGGAGCCGCTCAAGGATGTGCCGGAATTTGTAAATATGCTGGTGGCCTTTAAAAACCCGGTGCTGGGCATTTTGGCCGGTATCGCTTTTACGGCCATCATCCAGAGTTCTTCCGCCTCCGTTGGTATCTTGCAGGCGCTGGCCATGCAGGGGCTGATCGACCTGGACGCGGCCTATCTGATCATTCTGGGGCAGAATATCGGCACCTGTGTAACGGCCATGCTGGCCAGCGTGGGCACCAGCAAGACCGCGCACCGCGCCGCGATCATCCATCTGATGTTCAACGTATTCTCCAGCGTCATCGTATTTGCGCTGATCCAGTGCTTCCCGGCGATTATCGACGGGATACAGGCGCTCTCTCCGGGAGATGTTTCCCGCCAGATCGCCAACGCGCATACGCTGTTTAACGTGCTGGGCGTGATCATCTTCCTGCCCATGAGCAACCTGCTGGTCAAACTCTCCATGAAGATCGTCCCGGGCGAAGACCCGCAGATGGAAGAGCGCCGGCTCAAATACCTGGACGACCGTATCTTGACCACGCCGGCGCTGGTGGTGCCCCAGATCCTCAAAGAGGTCAACCGCATGGCGGATCTGGCGGTGGACAACATCAATCGCGCCATGGACGCGTTCTTGCACAAGAACGCCGAACAGGTCAATTACGTGCAGCAGCACGAGCAGGTGATCAACTATTTAAATCATGAGATCACCCACTATCTGGTCAAGGCCAACCAGCTGGACCTGCCGGAAGCGGATATGAAGCTCAACGGTATCCTGTTCCATACCATTAATGACTTGGAGCGTATCGGCGACCACGCCGAGAACCTGACCGAGTATGCCACCAGCCGTATCGAAGGGGATATCAAGATATCCGACGCCGCGCTGGACGAGCTGGAAACCATGAACAACCACGTGCAGGAGCTGCTGCGCATCGCCCTTAGAATTTTTAACGACCACGATACGACGCTGACCAGCCAGGTGGCCCATATCGAGGAGATCATCGACGAAGAAGAGGATGAATTGAAAGAGCGCCACATTCAGCGGCTGAATAAGTCCCTTTGCACCCCGCAAAGCGGCATGCTGTTTATGGATGTGATCACCAACCTGGAGCGCGTGGCCGACCACGGCACCAACATCGCCTATTCGGTGGGCGATATGCAGGCGTAA
- a CDS encoding aminotransferase class I/II-fold pyridoxal phosphate-dependent enzyme — translation MNPNDLIAKRMATVPKSGIRKFFDIVAEMKDAISLGVGEPDFVTPWNIRQAGMRSLEKGMTGYTSNWGTLELRREIARYLEGRFDLAYDPADQILVTIGASEAIDLALRALLDPGDEVLIPDPGYVSYAPGVVFANAVPVSIPMSADNGFKLTPELILPRITQRTKALILPFPSNPTGGIMDRQSLEALAGALEGTNIAVISDEIYAELTYSGKHVSIAQLPSMYERTIVINGFSKAFAMTGWRLGYLCGHRDLVAAMCKIHQYSILCASTMAQAAGVEALKQGRATDYADVKRMHDAYDLRRRVVVNGFNDMGLPCYEPEGAFYAFPSIKGMGLSSDEFCERLLREKKVAAVPGSAFGAQGEGFIRCSYATSMEQLKEALRRIEGFVAPLLK, via the coding sequence GTGAATCCGAACGATTTGATCGCAAAGCGGATGGCTACGGTGCCCAAAAGCGGCATCCGTAAGTTTTTTGATATCGTCGCCGAGATGAAGGACGCCATCTCTCTGGGCGTGGGCGAGCCGGACTTTGTCACCCCCTGGAATATCCGCCAGGCGGGCATGCGCTCGCTGGAAAAGGGGATGACGGGCTATACCTCCAACTGGGGCACGCTGGAGCTGCGCAGGGAGATCGCACGGTATCTGGAGGGGCGCTTTGACCTGGCGTACGACCCGGCCGACCAGATACTGGTGACCATTGGCGCCAGCGAGGCCATAGACCTTGCGCTGCGCGCCCTGCTGGACCCGGGGGACGAGGTATTGATCCCGGATCCGGGTTATGTATCCTATGCCCCGGGCGTGGTCTTTGCCAACGCCGTGCCGGTATCTATCCCCATGAGTGCGGATAACGGCTTTAAGCTCACGCCGGAGCTGATCCTGCCCCGGATCACCCAGCGGACCAAAGCGCTGATCCTGCCCTTCCCCTCCAACCCCACCGGCGGGATCATGGACCGGCAAAGTTTGGAGGCGCTGGCCGGCGCGCTGGAAGGGACGAATATCGCCGTGATCTCCGATGAGATCTATGCGGAGCTGACCTATTCGGGCAAGCACGTCAGCATTGCGCAGCTTCCCTCCATGTATGAGCGTACCATCGTGATCAACGGCTTTTCAAAGGCCTTTGCCATGACCGGGTGGCGTCTGGGCTACCTTTGCGGGCACCGGGACCTGGTGGCAGCCATGTGCAAGATCCACCAGTACTCCATCCTTTGCGCCAGCACCATGGCCCAGGCGGCCGGGGTAGAGGCCTTAAAGCAGGGCCGCGCCACGGATTATGCGGACGTTAAGCGCATGCACGACGCCTACGACCTGCGCCGGCGCGTAGTGGTCAACGGTTTTAACGATATGGGCCTGCCCTGTTATGAGCCGGAGGGCGCCTTCTACGCGTTCCCCTCCATCAAAGGGATGGGACTGAGCAGCGACGAATTTTGCGAGCGCCTGCTGCGGGAGAAAAAGGTGGCCGCGGTACCGGGCAGCGCCTTTGGCGCCCAGGGCGAGGGCTTTATCCGCTGCAGCTATGCCACCTCCATGGAGCAGCTCAAAGAGGCGCTGCGCCGCATTGAGGGCTTTGTAGCGCCGCTTTTAAAGTAA
- a CDS encoding rhomboid family intramembrane serine protease — MDEVNTPARPAVSRRKPVVTYTLAAICAAVYLLEMLLGADSNTFILALMGAKVNAWIAAGEYWRLLSPVFLHGGLDHLAFNLYALVVWGRVLEAMYGRAKYLAIYLIAGVFGNLCSYVFSPYLAVGASGAIFGLFGALLYFRKKDKIAFNAMFGMQVLLIIGFNLFYGFIRTGIDNFAHIGGLLGGFLAALALGLYGERVPKARRIAVIAGMVLLAGAAIVAGQMMYLQP; from the coding sequence ATGGATGAAGTAAACACACCGGCCCGGCCGGCGGTTTCCCGGCGCAAGCCGGTCGTTACATATACCCTGGCCGCGATCTGTGCCGCCGTCTACCTGCTGGAGATGCTCCTGGGGGCGGACAGCAACACCTTTATTTTGGCCCTGATGGGGGCTAAGGTGAACGCGTGGATCGCGGCGGGGGAATATTGGCGGCTGCTTTCGCCGGTTTTTTTGCACGGCGGGCTGGATCATCTGGCTTTCAACCTGTATGCGCTGGTGGTATGGGGCAGGGTGCTTGAGGCGATGTATGGACGGGCGAAGTATCTTGCGATCTATCTGATCGCAGGGGTGTTCGGCAACCTGTGCAGCTACGTGTTTTCGCCCTATCTTGCAGTAGGCGCATCCGGGGCGATCTTCGGGTTGTTCGGCGCGCTGCTGTACTTCCGTAAAAAGGATAAGATCGCCTTTAACGCGATGTTCGGCATGCAGGTGCTACTGATCATCGGCTTTAACCTGTTCTATGGGTTTATCCGCACCGGCATCGATAACTTTGCGCATATCGGCGGCCTGCTGGGCGGCTTTCTGGCCGCATTGGCCCTGGGCTTATACGGTGAGCGCGTGCCAAAAGCCCGCCGCATCGCGGTGATCGCGGGCATGGTTCTGCTGGCGGGTGCCGCTATCGTGGCCGGGCAGATGATGTATTTACAGCCTTAG
- a CDS encoding redox-sensing transcriptional repressor Rex, with product MEKQRVSDAVIRRLPRYYRQLSQLEREGVLRISSGQLSRLMSLTASQIRHDLNCFGGFGQQGYGYSVKGLKSAIADILELGQQKHMIIIGAGNIGQALACYEGFPREGFYVHAIFDNNPRLIGKTVGRLQVSDIQELESYLAAEKVNIAVVATPGEFAQQTADRLTACGVRAIWNFAPIDVAAPNNVVVENVSLSDSLYALSYFMNQLDEQA from the coding sequence ATGGAAAAGCAAAGGGTTTCAGACGCCGTAATCCGCCGCCTGCCGCGCTATTACCGCCAGCTTTCGCAGCTGGAGCGGGAGGGGGTGCTGCGGATATCCTCCGGCCAGCTCAGCCGGCTGATGAGCCTTACGGCCTCGCAGATCCGGCACGACCTGAACTGCTTTGGCGGTTTTGGCCAACAGGGCTACGGGTACTCGGTCAAGGGGCTGAAAAGCGCGATCGCCGATATTTTGGAGCTGGGCCAGCAAAAGCATATGATCATTATCGGCGCGGGCAATATCGGCCAGGCGCTGGCATGCTACGAAGGGTTCCCGCGGGAGGGATTTTATGTGCATGCCATCTTTGATAATAACCCGCGCCTGATCGGAAAGACGGTGGGGCGCCTGCAGGTCAGCGATATTCAAGAGTTAGAGAGCTACCTTGCGGCGGAAAAGGTAAATATCGCGGTGGTAGCCACGCCGGGGGAATTTGCCCAGCAAACGGCCGACCGGCTGACCGCGTGCGGCGTGCGCGCTATTTGGAATTTTGCCCCTATCGATGTGGCGGCGCCGAATAACGTGGTAGTGGAGAACGTAAGCTTAAGCGATAGCCTTTATGCCCTTTCCTATTTTATGAACCAGTTGGACGAGCAGGCGTAA
- a CDS encoding Lrp/AsnC family transcriptional regulator: MTTEQMNSDILALLANDSRMTAEEIAKLLHHEPEQVRSAIARMEKEGIIVKYSTLINWEKFDSNRVDALIEIKVTLHDGVGFDTLAERIYHYPEVRSLYLVSGGYDLLVQVEGKSLREVAQFVNERLATMEGVLSTATHFVLKKYKVEDVAMEPEMDDQRLVVSP; the protein is encoded by the coding sequence ATGACGACGGAACAGATGAACAGCGATATCCTGGCCCTGTTGGCCAACGATTCCCGCATGACGGCCGAGGAGATCGCCAAACTTTTGCACCATGAGCCCGAGCAGGTGCGCAGCGCCATTGCGCGCATGGAAAAAGAGGGCATCATCGTTAAATATTCAACGCTGATCAACTGGGAGAAGTTTGACAGCAACCGCGTGGATGCGCTGATCGAGATCAAGGTCACGCTGCACGACGGGGTGGGTTTTGATACGCTGGCCGAGCGTATTTATCACTATCCGGAGGTGCGCTCGCTCTACCTGGTCTCCGGCGGATACGACCTGCTGGTGCAGGTGGAGGGCAAGTCTCTCCGGGAGGTGGCGCAGTTTGTAAACGAGCGCTTGGCCACCATGGAAGGGGTGCTTTCCACCGCGACGCACTTTGTGCTGAAAAAGTATAAGGTGGAGGATGTGGCGATGGAGCCGGAGATGGACGATCAAAGGCTGGTGGTCTCCCCGTGA
- a CDS encoding VanW family protein codes for MNRDRNEEDRILNPAGEPYAAQPEQETDIPAGGDYAQQDGDDVGGVLPEEVFEQPEQQARRPAQRAESREEPELFEVRPKAGGQPPKKKKSNARLIAIIVAAVVVIAAAVGVYAWWSSQQAARQDELLAQTTIYPGIHINGVDVGGLTREEAQAKVDQANTQTLADIAIKLNHDGQDIALDFTKAGLTFDTASALDEAVSLGKDGEREARLQKIEELAKGYDITVPMELSDEAQLDAMLDEALNGIGVAAQDAKVTAFHPDQEVKFEYQEGTPGKEPNREEIASQLKTMLSQEQKEGSIAVTLQDVQPAVTVAQLKEQTQLVSKYQTTTTSNSNRNTNIRLACDSFQGRVLQPGEEFSFNNSTGERSTAKGYKAAPAIKNGNQFVDEPGGGVCQVSSTLYNAVLMADLEVTERYHHSIKSTYVPAGLDATVNYGGADFKFKNNKDTPVYLAYSFANQQLTIYIYGAPLADGVTIKTVGEVVGSIDPPADKTTVDNSLKPGERVQVIQRRTGTIAKGYKVYYDKDGNKVDTVLLHTDRYPAVQGEYRVGPNAPAATPTPSQSAEPSPSTPAQPTPSTDPEPDPTPEQPAGEGQE; via the coding sequence ATGAACCGTGATAGAAATGAGGAAGACCGGATATTGAATCCGGCCGGAGAGCCCTACGCTGCGCAGCCGGAGCAGGAGACGGATATCCCTGCAGGCGGGGACTATGCGCAGCAAGATGGGGACGATGTGGGCGGCGTGTTGCCAGAAGAGGTATTTGAGCAGCCCGAGCAGCAGGCCCGCAGGCCGGCCCAGCGCGCAGAGAGCCGGGAAGAGCCCGAGCTTTTTGAGGTGCGCCCCAAAGCCGGCGGCCAGCCGCCAAAAAAGAAAAAGTCAAACGCCAGGTTGATTGCGATTATCGTCGCTGCGGTGGTGGTGATCGCCGCTGCGGTGGGCGTTTATGCCTGGTGGAGCAGCCAGCAGGCGGCGCGCCAGGATGAGCTGCTGGCCCAGACGACGATTTACCCGGGCATCCACATCAACGGCGTGGACGTGGGCGGGCTGACCCGCGAGGAAGCGCAGGCCAAGGTCGATCAGGCCAACACCCAGACATTGGCGGATATTGCGATCAAGCTCAACCATGACGGGCAGGATATAGCCTTAGACTTTACCAAGGCGGGGCTGACCTTTGATACGGCCTCGGCCCTGGACGAGGCGGTCTCCCTGGGCAAGGATGGGGAGCGGGAAGCGCGCCTGCAAAAGATCGAGGAGCTGGCCAAGGGGTACGACATTACCGTGCCGATGGAACTGAGCGATGAGGCGCAGCTGGACGCAATGCTGGACGAGGCCTTAAACGGCATCGGCGTTGCGGCGCAGGATGCCAAGGTGACGGCCTTCCACCCGGATCAGGAAGTGAAGTTTGAGTACCAGGAAGGCACCCCAGGCAAGGAGCCCAACCGGGAGGAGATCGCTTCTCAGCTCAAGACCATGCTGAGCCAGGAGCAAAAAGAGGGCAGCATTGCAGTGACGCTGCAGGATGTACAGCCCGCGGTGACCGTGGCCCAGCTGAAAGAGCAGACGCAGCTGGTCAGCAAATACCAGACCACGACGACCTCTAACAGCAACCGCAACACCAATATCCGCCTGGCCTGCGATTCTTTCCAGGGGCGCGTGCTGCAGCCGGGCGAGGAGTTTTCCTTTAATAATTCGACGGGCGAGCGGTCTACCGCCAAGGGCTACAAGGCTGCGCCGGCCATTAAAAATGGCAACCAGTTTGTAGATGAGCCGGGCGGCGGCGTCTGCCAGGTCTCCAGTACCCTGTATAACGCCGTATTAATGGCGGACCTGGAGGTGACCGAGCGGTATCACCATTCGATCAAATCCACATACGTACCGGCTGGGCTGGATGCCACCGTAAACTACGGCGGGGCGGACTTTAAATTTAAGAACAACAAGGATACGCCGGTCTACCTGGCCTACAGTTTTGCCAACCAGCAGTTGACCATTTACATTTACGGCGCGCCGCTGGCCGATGGCGTAACCATTAAGACCGTGGGCGAAGTGGTGGGCTCGATCGATCCGCCGGCCGATAAGACGACGGTTGATAATTCGCTTAAACCCGGCGAGCGCGTACAGGTCATCCAGCGCCGCACGGGCACCATCGCCAAGGGCTACAAGGTGTACTACGATAAGGACGGCAATAAGGTCGATACCGTGCTGCTGCATACGGACCGGTATCCGGCCGTACAGGGCGAGTACCGCGTGGGGCCCAACGCCCCTGCGGCAACGCCTACGCCTTCGCAGTCAGCCGAGCCCTCTCCCAGTACACCGGCCCAGCCGACGCCATCGACCGACCCTGAACCGGACCCGACGCCGGAGCAACCTGCTGGCGAGGGGCAGGAGTAG
- a CDS encoding type I phosphomannose isomerase catalytic subunit — MNRPLKVAASLKAAPWGGQALREKLNKPLPEGEKIGESWELSTLEQGPSRVSEGEFTGMRLGTVLTRFGKKAVGSEAAQKGVELPLLVKFLDAQGKLSVQVHPDEAAARALGGAAKTEAWYVVDCKPDAQLVYGLKPGTGAEDFRRAIERGQVQDVLEWIPVKPGDVLFVPAGLVHALGEGILVYEIQQSSDTVYRVYDWDRKNPDGSTRELHISQALQSVKTGAAPRVGAGGPTLQTEGATRTLLAACKAFALEKLEVESALEMETDGTRFYALTLLEGTGKLCFEEGEMDLEVGETVYIPADLGAYTIKGKVNGLLGYVPSLDRLRAAFGLQADQVPGMEV, encoded by the coding sequence ATGAATCGACCGTTAAAAGTGGCAGCGTCGTTAAAGGCGGCGCCCTGGGGCGGCCAGGCGCTGCGCGAAAAACTGAACAAACCCCTGCCTGAGGGGGAAAAGATCGGCGAGAGCTGGGAGCTGTCCACGCTGGAGCAGGGCCCCTCACGGGTCAGCGAGGGGGAGTTTACCGGCATGCGCCTGGGGACGGTGCTCACCCGGTTTGGCAAAAAAGCAGTGGGCAGCGAGGCAGCCCAAAAGGGCGTGGAATTGCCGCTGTTGGTGAAGTTTCTGGATGCCCAGGGCAAGCTTTCGGTGCAGGTGCATCCGGACGAGGCGGCGGCCAGAGCGCTGGGCGGCGCGGCTAAGACCGAGGCGTGGTATGTAGTAGACTGCAAGCCGGATGCGCAGCTGGTCTACGGGCTAAAGCCCGGCACCGGGGCAGAGGATTTCCGCCGGGCCATCGAGCGGGGACAGGTGCAGGACGTATTGGAATGGATTCCCGTTAAGCCAGGCGACGTGTTGTTCGTACCGGCAGGATTAGTGCATGCGCTGGGCGAAGGGATTTTGGTATATGAGATCCAGCAAAGCTCGGATACGGTCTACCGGGTATATGATTGGGACCGTAAAAATCCGGACGGGAGCACGCGTGAGCTGCATATCTCCCAGGCGCTGCAATCGGTCAAAACCGGCGCCGCACCTCGTGTAGGGGCGGGCGGGCCCACGCTCCAGACGGAAGGCGCCACCCGCACGCTGCTTGCGGCCTGCAAGGCCTTTGCGCTGGAGAAGCTGGAAGTGGAGAGCGCGCTGGAGATGGAGACTGACGGAACGCGCTTTTACGCCCTGACCCTGTTGGAAGGAACTGGCAAGCTCTGCTTTGAAGAGGGCGAGATGGATCTGGAAGTGGGGGAAACGGTGTATATCCCGGCGGACCTTGGCGCTTATACCATTAAGGGAAAGGTGAACGGGCTTTTGGGGTACGTCCCCTCGCTTGACCGGCTGCGCGCCGCCTTTGGCCTGCAGGCTGACCAGGTCCCCGGCATGGAGGTTTGA
- the trmL gene encoding tRNA (uridine(34)/cytosine(34)/5-carboxymethylaminomethyluridine(34)-2'-O)-methyltransferase TrmL produces MAFHIVLVEPEIPQNTGNIARTCAATGSELHLVGKLGFSLEDRYLKRAGLDYWPLTQVHRWESLEELVASCRPQQLYYASTKSPQTYADVQYRDGDFLVFGKETRGLPEALLCQHLEDCIRIPMVEAARSLNLSNSVAIVVYEAMRQNHFSGLSNLGKFAR; encoded by the coding sequence ATGGCATTTCATATCGTCTTGGTGGAGCCGGAGATCCCGCAGAATACCGGCAATATCGCCCGCACCTGCGCGGCTACGGGCAGCGAGCTGCACCTGGTAGGCAAGCTGGGCTTCTCGCTGGAGGACCGTTATCTGAAACGCGCGGGGCTGGATTACTGGCCTCTGACCCAGGTGCACCGTTGGGAGAGCCTGGAGGAGCTGGTAGCTTCCTGCCGGCCGCAACAGCTTTATTACGCCAGCACCAAATCCCCCCAGACCTATGCGGATGTGCAGTATCGGGACGGAGACTTTCTGGTTTTCGGCAAGGAGACCCGAGGGCTTCCCGAGGCGCTTTTGTGCCAGCATCTGGAGGATTGTATCCGCATCCCCATGGTGGAGGCGGCGCGCTCGCTCAATCTGTCCAACTCCGTAGCCATCGTCGTTTACGAGGCGATGCGACAAAATCATTTCTCAGGACTGTCGAATCTTGGTAAATTTGCCCGTTAA
- a CDS encoding ABC-F family ATP-binding cassette domain-containing protein yields MILLSAQNIDKAFGAQAILKGTSLVVQDRQIIGLVGPNGAGKSTLLRILAGESQADSGEIFYKKELRLGYLPQNSVPPQGGTVWSILESVFDPVKEMEGRLRAMEQQMGALHGDEKAFAQLSEQYNALLQRFEQADGYRYPSLIQGVLIGLGFDPERFDQNAATLSGGQLTRLALARVLLQKYELLILDEPTNHLDLAATTWLEDYLKGYGGALLIVSHDRYLLDALCTGIAEMQNGAIRQYEGNYSQYAAKSEALHRQQEKEYEMQQREIARQKAIIERYRQFNREKSIRAAESRERLLNRIELIEKPTNDDEIHFSFDIRKKPGNDILLAEGLAKGFGHPLFSDVNLHIRSGDRIALIGPNGAGKSTLFKILIGQLQPDQGHFRLGSGVEIGYYDQQQADLNLQKTAIEEIWDTFPKLNETQIRNALAAFLFRGDEVFQTIDTLSGGERARLALLKLMLHKDNFLLLDEPTNHLDMASREVLEQALLDYPGTILAVSHDRYFVNHIATKVWALEEGGLRETLGNYQDYLAQKAKETQPQLEQAPAITKTEQQNQRRRERAEREARKKRQAAIREIEREIEEMETELTQLEEEMAQPGAFADGEAAKALSLRYNALKEKIEHRYQDWEAAQAEDA; encoded by the coding sequence ATGATTCTATTATCCGCACAAAATATAGATAAGGCCTTTGGCGCGCAGGCGATATTAAAGGGCACCTCTCTGGTGGTGCAGGACCGCCAGATCATCGGCCTGGTCGGCCCCAACGGCGCGGGTAAATCGACGCTGCTGCGCATTTTGGCGGGCGAATCTCAGGCTGATAGCGGTGAAATCTTTTATAAAAAGGAGCTGCGCCTGGGCTACCTGCCCCAAAACAGCGTTCCGCCCCAGGGGGGCACGGTCTGGTCCATTCTGGAGAGCGTGTTTGACCCGGTAAAGGAAATGGAAGGACGCCTGCGCGCTATGGAGCAGCAGATGGGGGCGCTGCACGGGGACGAAAAGGCTTTTGCGCAGTTGAGCGAGCAGTATAACGCACTGCTCCAGCGTTTTGAGCAAGCCGATGGTTACCGCTACCCCAGCCTGATCCAGGGGGTGCTCATCGGCCTGGGGTTCGATCCGGAGCGGTTTGACCAAAACGCCGCTACCCTTTCCGGCGGCCAGCTCACGCGTCTGGCGCTGGCGCGCGTGCTTTTGCAAAAATATGAGCTTCTGATTTTGGATGAGCCCACCAACCATCTGGACCTGGCGGCTACGACCTGGCTGGAGGATTATCTAAAGGGCTACGGCGGCGCGCTTTTGATCGTCTCGCACGACCGCTACCTGTTGGACGCCCTATGTACCGGCATTGCCGAAATGCAAAATGGCGCTATCCGCCAATACGAGGGCAACTATAGCCAATATGCGGCCAAGAGCGAAGCGCTGCATCGCCAGCAGGAAAAGGAATATGAAATGCAGCAGCGCGAGATCGCCCGCCAGAAGGCGATCATCGAGCGCTACCGCCAGTTTAACCGCGAAAAAAGCATCCGCGCGGCCGAAAGCCGGGAGCGGCTGCTCAACCGTATCGAATTGATCGAAAAGCCCACCAATGACGATGAGATCCACTTCTCCTTCGACATCCGCAAAAAGCCGGGCAACGATATTTTGCTGGCGGAGGGCTTGGCCAAGGGCTTTGGTCATCCTCTGTTCAGCGATGTCAACCTCCACATCCGCTCTGGAGACCGGATCGCCCTGATCGGCCCCAACGGCGCCGGGAAATCTACGCTGTTTAAGATCCTCATCGGGCAATTACAGCCGGATCAGGGCCATTTCCGTTTGGGATCCGGCGTGGAGATCGGCTATTACGACCAGCAGCAGGCGGACCTGAACCTGCAAAAGACCGCGATCGAGGAGATATGGGACACTTTCCCCAAGCTTAACGAAACGCAGATTCGCAACGCGCTGGCTGCCTTTCTCTTTCGGGGGGACGAGGTCTTCCAAACTATCGATACCCTCTCCGGCGGCGAGCGCGCCCGCTTGGCCCTGCTCAAGCTGATGTTGCATAAGGACAACTTTCTGCTGCTGGACGAGCCTACCAACCATCTGGATATGGCCTCCCGCGAGGTGTTGGAGCAGGCCCTGCTGGATTATCCCGGTACGATCCTGGCCGTTTCGCACGACCGGTACTTTGTCAATCATATCGCCACCAAGGTCTGGGCGCTGGAAGAGGGCGGCCTTCGGGAAACGCTGGGCAACTATCAGGACTATCTGGCGCAAAAGGCCAAGGAGACACAGCCGCAGCTGGAACAGGCCCCTGCCATCACCAAGACCGAACAGCAGAATCAGCGCCGCCGGGAGCGGGCTGAGCGGGAGGCGCGCAAAAAGCGGCAGGCGGCTATCCGGGAGATCGAGCGAGAGATCGAAGAAATGGAGACGGAACTGACCCAGCTGGAAGAGGAAATGGCCCAGCCCGGCGCTTTCGCAGATGGCGAGGCGGCAAAGGCGCTTTCGCTTCGCTACAATGCCCTGAAAGAAAAGATCGAGCACCGTTATCAGGATTGGGAGGCCGCCCAGGCAGAAGATGCGTGA